In the genome of Ferrovibrio terrae, the window GGGCCGCGGCGCGGCAGTGGAGGGGGTGCTCCACCACGGGGTTGAGGCAGGCATGACGCGCCGCTCCGCTAAACTCAAAACTTACTGGCGACCGTTGCTCTTCTCGTTCGAGTCAACGATCAGGCCGCCGGCCGTACCCGCGGCAGCACCGATCAGTGCGCCTGCGACCGTATGGCCGGTCAATAAACCAATGGCGGCACCGCCCGCGGCACCCATGGCGCCACCGGACACTGCACGCTGCTGCGTGTTGTTCATGTTGCTGCAGCCCATCGCAACGAAACCCGTCAATGCCAGGGCGACGATCGTCGACTTTTTCATCGGATCCTCCGTCTCTAGCTCAGCAGGTGTCCGCGCCGCGCCGGTGAATCCGGCAATTGGTCTGGGGAGGCGGGAGACCTTGCTTCGCTGTTGAGAATTGGGGATATAACGATGTTCGGCAACGAGTATTTGCCCGCGTCCCCGTTTTATTGCGGCCATCACAAGTATACCCCGTTTACATCACATGATTATCACAGGAATTACTTTCCCCTTTACTTCGTTAGTAGTTCTGGTTGTTTTGCAAACACTCAAATATTGAGATTTCGAGATTCGCTGCGTCTTTTCCACGGTCACGGCCTTGCGTATCGTCACGGACATGCCGAATCGCGTTCGTCGACTTACTGCTCTGGCTGTCCTGTTCCTGCCGGTCATGCTGGCGGGCTGCGAGTTGCTGCACCTGCCGCCAGAGCCGGCGCCGCCGCCTGTACAGGCAGCGCCGCCGCCGGCAGCACCTGCTGTCGAGCCGCCGCCCGTGCGCGCTGCGCCGCTGCCGGCGCGCAAACCGCCGCAGCCTGCAGCACCCAGCGCAGCACAGCCGGCGCCAGTCGCGCCGGTGGAAGAAGCTTTGCCGCGCCCGCCTGTGGTGGTCGGCCTCACCCGCGATGGCCTGGTGCAGCAGTTCGGGCCGCCGGTCGCCGAACGCGAAGCCGCACCCGCGCGCGTGCTCGAATTCGGCGGTGCCGACTGCCGCCTCGCGGCGTATCTGTATTTCGATACGACGCGCAATGATTTTTACGCCCTGCAATACGAGGTCAACGGCCTTCCTGCACCGCATGATGCCGTTGATCGCTGCCTCTCAAGGATTGCCCGCGATGCCAGCCGCCGCTGACGCCCTCCTGATTGCCGTCGTCGATGACGACAATCTGTTCCGCGACACCATCTCCGCAAATCTGCGCGAGGCCGGCTATCGCGCCATCACCTTCGACAACGGCCCGGCCCTCGTTGACTGGTTCGCCAAGGGCAATCGTTCGGCCGCGCTCCTGCTGGACTGGCAGATGCCGCTCCAGGATGGTCCGACCACGCTGGAGCAGCTGCGCAGCGCCGGCCATGGCCTGCCGGTGATCTTCCTGACCGGCCTGAACCAGCCGATCTTCGAGGAAAAGGGGCTGAAGCTCGGCGCCGTCGATTTCGTCGACAAGAGCAAGAGCTTTGCCATCATCCTGCAGCGCCTGCGCATCGCACTGGCGGCCAAGGCGCCGGTGGCCGGTGAAGCCAACGCCGTGTCGGTCGAAGGCGGCCTGGTGCTGGATGTCGCCAGCGCGCGCGCCTCCTGGAACAACGCCCAGGTCGATCTCACGCATGGCGAATTCAAGGTGGTGCAGCTGCTGGCGCAGCGCGCCGGCCGCGATGTCGGTTATCGCGAGATCTACGACGCGGTGCGCGGCGTCGGTTTCGAGGCCGGGCAGGGACCGGAAGGCTATCGCGCCAATGTGCGCGCCATGGTGAAACGCATCCGCCAGAAATTCCGCGACCTCGACACCGAATTCGACGCCATCGAGACCTATCCGGGCTTCGGCTATCGCTGGCGTCATGGCTGAAGGCTCCACCCAGCTGCATCGGCTCTGGCGTTCGTTGACGGTGCGCGCGCTGGTCGTGCTCGCGCTGTTCATCGCGCTGCCGGTGGTGCTGTATCTCACGTTTCGCCAAGCGGATATCGACCGCCAGCGCCTGTTGCTGGAAAGCATCCGCGTGAAAGGTCTCACGGTGGGCCGCGTGCTGGAGGAACGGCTGCAGCGCGCCGACATGATTCCGCTGTTCCGGCTGGGCGAGGAACTGGCGCGTTTCCAGACCGAAGGCGTCAGCCTGCGCCTGCTGTTCCGTCCGCATGAAAGCGCGCCCGGCGCCGGCTTCCTCTATGTCGCCTCGGCGCCGCCGGTGCAGCCGGCCGATCTGGAAGACGAGCGCATGCGGCTGGAGGCCAGCGGCGTGCTGGCGCAGCTGGGCGAATCCTGCGCCGGCGACCTGCCGCTGGCGCTGCGTGTCGAACGCGCCGACCGCGTCGCCGAACTGATCACCTCGCTGACCCCTGTGCGCACCGCCCGCGGCTGCTGGGTGCTGGTGATTTCCAGCAACCTGACCGACGAGGCCGAGCAGCGGCTGGGCCAGCCCTACTGGCATGCACCGGAAGTGCAGGTCGCGGCGGCGATCTACCTGATCTTTGCCGCCATCGTGCTGGTGATCGGCTTCGATCTCGCGCATGGCCTGCGTCGTTTCGCCGCCACGGCGCGTGCGGTGGCCGAACGCCGCATCGAGGGGCGGTTCGCGCAGCGCAACCAGATTCCCGAACTCGAACCGGTGGCGAATGCCTTCGACCGCATGGAAGACAGTCTGCGCTCGACCGCCAGCGAGCTGCGCGCGGCAGCGGAAGAAAGCGCGCATGCCTTCAAGACGCCGCTGGGCACGATCCGGCAGGCCATGGTGCCGCTGCGCACGCGCGTCGCCGGCGACGACAAGCGCAGCCAGCAGGCGCTGATGGCCGTGGATGGCGCGCTCGACAAGCTGGATATTCTGGTGCGTGCGTCGCGCAACCTGGATGACTCGGTGGCCGACCGGCTTGATCCGCCGCGCGAGAAGGTCGATCTCGGCGCGCTGGTCGAAGACGTGGTCGATACCTTCGCGGCCGATGCCGCCGCCCGCAATATCAGCCTGCGGCCCTCCATCGAATCCGAGGCCACCGCCCCGCTCGGCGGCCGCCTGATCGCCGATGCGCTCGGCCAGGTGATCGAGAATGCGCTGAGCTATGCGCCGGGCGGCAGCACGGTGACGGTGACCTTGCACCGTGGCACGCGCCGCGTGCTGATCGTGGTGGCCGACAATGGCCCCGGCGTCGAGGCGGCGCTGATGCCGCATATCTTCGACCGCCATGTCTCCTTCCGCGACCGCAGCCGCAGCGATGCAGCCGGTGGCGGCACGTCGGGCAATTTCGGCCTCGGCCTGTGGGTGGCCAAGCGCAACATGGAATCGGTCGGCGGCACGATTGAAGCCGCGAACCGGCGCGGCGGCGGCTTCATCGTGACTCTGGGCCTGCCGCTCGCCTGACTACAACACCATCTTGTCGCGCTGCTGGCGGCGCCAGGCAAAGGCCAGCAATCCGCCGCCGATCAGCAGCGCCAGGATGCCCAGCACCCAGGTGGCGGCCAGCGCCACCGCATCGGGAAACAGCGCGAGCAGAAGCCCGATCACCAGCAGCAGGAGGCCACCGCGGCTCAGCGGCCAGTCGGCGACCTGCTTGCGCATCTGCAGGCTGTGCGTAATCGCGATCAGGCCGAACAGCACCAGCCAGCTGGCGAGCACGTAGATCAGCAGCGTAACAGTGGCCTGCGGCCACAACACGCTGACCAGGCCGACCGCCAGGCCGGCAATGCCGGTGGCCACCAGGATGCCGCGGCCGGGCGCGCCCTGCGGCACCCGCGATGACAGGACGAGTGTGACACCGCCATCCAGCAGCGCATAGACGCCGAACAGCATCACCAATGCTGCCAGGCTGATGCCGGGCCAGAAGATCGCCAC includes:
- a CDS encoding YMGG-like glycine zipper-containing protein — its product is MKKSTIVALALTGFVAMGCSNMNNTQQRAVSGGAMGAAGGAAIGLLTGHTVAGALIGAAAGTAGGLIVDSNEKSNGRQ
- a CDS encoding response regulator transcription factor, producing the protein MPAAADALLIAVVDDDNLFRDTISANLREAGYRAITFDNGPALVDWFAKGNRSAALLLDWQMPLQDGPTTLEQLRSAGHGLPVIFLTGLNQPIFEEKGLKLGAVDFVDKSKSFAIILQRLRIALAAKAPVAGEANAVSVEGGLVLDVASARASWNNAQVDLTHGEFKVVQLLAQRAGRDVGYREIYDAVRGVGFEAGQGPEGYRANVRAMVKRIRQKFRDLDTEFDAIETYPGFGYRWRHG
- a CDS encoding sensor histidine kinase; the encoded protein is MAEGSTQLHRLWRSLTVRALVVLALFIALPVVLYLTFRQADIDRQRLLLESIRVKGLTVGRVLEERLQRADMIPLFRLGEELARFQTEGVSLRLLFRPHESAPGAGFLYVASAPPVQPADLEDERMRLEASGVLAQLGESCAGDLPLALRVERADRVAELITSLTPVRTARGCWVLVISSNLTDEAEQRLGQPYWHAPEVQVAAAIYLIFAAIVLVIGFDLAHGLRRFAATARAVAERRIEGRFAQRNQIPELEPVANAFDRMEDSLRSTASELRAAAEESAHAFKTPLGTIRQAMVPLRTRVAGDDKRSQQALMAVDGALDKLDILVRASRNLDDSVADRLDPPREKVDLGALVEDVVDTFAADAAARNISLRPSIESEATAPLGGRLIADALGQVIENALSYAPGGSTVTVTLHRGTRRVLIVVADNGPGVEAALMPHIFDRHVSFRDRSRSDAAGGGTSGNFGLGLWVAKRNMESVGGTIEAANRRGGGFIVTLGLPLA
- a CDS encoding HdeD family acid-resistance protein, encoding MTQDREPIIERMPPGAAAPMPRRSWWLVVLRGMAAVGFGLVAIFWPGISLAALVMLFGVYALLDGGVTLVLSSRVPQGAPGRGILVATGIAGLAVGLVSVLWPQATVTLLIYVLASWLVLFGLIAITHSLQMRKQVADWPLSRGGLLLLVIGLLLALFPDAVALAATWVLGILALLIGGGLLAFAWRRQQRDKMVL